The Salvelinus namaycush isolate Seneca chromosome 5, SaNama_1.0, whole genome shotgun sequence genome segment CTCAGGAGACTCCAACCCCGCCGCCACACCCACTCCTGGTGTGGACACCCAGGGAGATGGGCGATGGATGTCTTTGGTGTGTATCCTGCTGTTTGCCTCACCAATACATTACATCTGCCATTTTAGAACAGCAGTAGTTCTAGTCTTGGAAGGTCAATTTCCTCTCGTGTCCTGATTCAGAGTGGTtaggttaaatgtggaagacacatttcgggtTGAATGCATTGACTAGGtatctccattcctctctccctctgcataCAGCATAACCACTTTGTGTCTAACAGCAAGGACAAGGAGCCTGATGTCCTGTTTGTAGGAGACTCTCTTGTCCAGCTCTTGCACCAGTTTGAGGTAATCTCTCTATCCTGACAGCTGTAAGGGGACTGCAAACATTGGTGACGTTTGTTGTTTGAAACTGAAGCTAACATCATTTGGCACATTGAAATATTTTCTGATTACAAGTCTGAAGAAAGTACATGTTAGCTGCTATGTTATGCTAGTTGacataatggtgttgatgtgtctTTGTCAGGTGTGGCGAGACCTGTTTTCCCCTCTCCACGCTCTCAACTTTGGGGTGGGAGGTGATGCAACACAGCATGTCTTGTGGAGATTGAGCAATGGAGAGTTGGCCCACATCAGCCCAAAGGCATGTATACATACAGACAACATGTTAGGATGTTACATTAGAGTTGATCATACACTCCTCATTGTTCAGATTTAAACCCTAATGGCTGCACAGACCCATGGTCCCAAGCCTGTTCCTGGGCCAAAAAGCACTTTCAGTATCAATCATTCAACATGCTTTTAAATCAAGTGGTATGAATGAAACTGCCCACCAAGTTGATGTTTGTGCCTCTGCCTCCACCAGGTTGTGGTGCTGTGGGTGGGCACCAATAATCATGGTCACACTGCAGAACAGATCTGTGGAGGCATCATGGCCATAGTCCAACTCATCAAGGACAAGCTGCCGAAGGCTTACACTCTCGTACTGGTAGGTTGTATTACCTCTTTTCTACCACAAATGTGACTTAAACCATTAATGGGAAATGTTTGATTAATAATTTTCCTGTATTTGATTTACTGTTACTAAGTACTGATGTTCTATCTTTGACCTGTTTAACTGCCAATATCAAATGTCTGCCGGTGTGGAATGTTCTGGTTAAAGTTTGCTGCCAGACTTCGCTGAGGACACAATgataatgtacagttgaagttggaagtttacatacaccttagccaaatacatttaaactcagtttttcacaattcctgacatttaatcctagtaaaaattccctgtcttaggtcagttaggatcaccactttattttaagaatgtgaaatatcagaataatagtagaaagaaagatttatttcagcttttatttccttcatcacattcccagtgggtcagatgtttacatacactcaatttgtagtcggtagcattgactttaaattgtttaacttgggtcaaacgtgtcgggtagccttccacaagcttcccacaataagttgggtgaattttggcccattccttctgacagagctggtgtaactgagtcaggtttgtag includes the following:
- the LOC120048668 gene encoding platelet-activating factor acetylhydrolase IB subunit alpha1-like, producing MSSGDSNPAATPTPGVDTQGDGRWMSLHNHFVSNSKDKEPDVLFVGDSLVQLLHQFEVWRDLFSPLHALNFGVGGDATQHVLWRLSNGELAHISPKVVVLWVGTNNHGHTAEQICGGIMAIVQLIKDKLPKAYTLVLGVLPRGKMPNSLRERNAQVNKLVQEAVSSLPHASLLNVDPGLVHSDGSISHQDLYDYLHLTPQGYQAVCQPLHTHLKGLLEKQAEN